GGCACACCACGACGGTGACGGCGGAGGACCACGCGCTTGTGGGTCTTGTAGCGGTATCCATCGTTGGCCGAGAAGGTGTGGGCGGGCTCGGAGGCGGCGGTCTCGTAGCTCTCACCAGAGTAAGAGGCAGCGGGAGCGGCGTAGGACACAGCTGGAGCAGAGGCAGCAGCGGAGTAGGTGGCAGCAGGGGCGGAGTAGGAGGCAGCTGGGGCAGCGTAGGACACAGCTGGGGCAGAAGCGGCAGCGGTGTAGGTGGCAGCAGGAGCCGAGTAGCTCTGGGCGGGAGCAGCGTAGGACACAGCTGGAGCGGATGCGGCAGCGGTGTAGGTGGCAGCAGGAGCCGAGTAGCTCTGGGCGGGAGCAGCGTAGGACACAGCTGGGGCAGAAGCGGCGGCGGAGTAGGTGGCAGCTGGGGCAGAGTAGGAGGCAGCTGGGGCAGCGTACGACACCGCTGGAGCAGAGGCAGCGGCGGAGTAGCTGGACTCAACCGGGGCGGAGTAGGAGGCAACTGGGGCCGAGGCCTCTACGCTGTAGCTGGAAGCCGGAGCGGAGTAGGAGGCCACCGGGGCGGAGGCTGCTCCACGGCTGGGAGGCAGGTACTGGCTCGATGGCAGATGGCTGACATCGGCGGCCACGGCGGCGATGAAGGCGCAGAACAAGAAGAATTTCTGCAATGGGAGAAGAGCAACACTCATTAGCTGGTTATCCTGGTGGTGGAGCCATAATCCTGGCTAGTACCATTTTGCTGGGTGCTCGGCTGTCCAGTTGGAAGGTACAAGTGGAAGTGATGCCTTTAACCGTGTTCTGCCGCTTATTTATATGATTCTAATCACCGGCCTGCGGCAggaaatttgcatttggctatttaatttatgaatttgtaTTTAGTGACACCGCCAAAAACATATCCATTATAGTTTTGCAATCAGGTTTGCAACGGGTTTCGCGCTCTGCTCAACTCCAGCACACGATCATGATCCAATGTTTGGGGAGTCCCCCCTTTCCCCCGGCCAAGCGATCCAACGGCCacttaatatttcaaatatatttcgcCAATACTCAGTGGCCAAGATCAGGTTCCATTGCACCCCCCCTCCGCACTTGCCAATTTCTCCCAGGCCAACGCGTGCCGATTCTGATCCACTCCGGCTCATTTTGCCTAATTATCGAAAATTATATTGTGGCTTAATCAACTGGACGCTGTCGGGTTCTATGACTCCGGGTAATAAAAGCAGATGTTCGGTTGCGGAGCGGAGAAAAGGCCAAAAACAGTTGGTAAAAGAGCGAAATGACAGCCGAAAAAGGCAATCAAATTGCGGAAATAAATCACATCTCAATGCCGAAACAATAGATCTGACTGTTGAAGCCAATTCTGTGTCAAAGCCTGAATGAAAACCTGTACAAAAGGAACCGATTGTGCTTTTGGAAAAATTCAATTCAGACTGATTTTATCTAAGGAAATcatgaaataacaataaatagaTCTAATCTATTAAATTACTATCAGGTTATAAAAACTAAAGTCTTctgcaaaaatattatattaaatatttaagaaaggGTAATAATATTTAGTCTAAAGGTCCTAATAAGATTGAATTACTTTCACTTTTATTATGTGATTCTCAATAAGCATTAAGCACTTACGATGAGTTTTAATACCATTCATTATACCTTGAGTTTTGTAGGTGAGCGGTCTTAATACCTCAAGCAGACTTCAACTTTTTGAAGATGAGTTTGCGGAAGCTAGGCAAAAATAGTATCGGAATTATTCGATTATGTGtcattgttttgtttgcctaaGCCCACGTTCTTgttattataataagatcatgaaatattttatttcttcaaGCAAGAACACTTTTTAAGGGTTTTCAAATATAGAAACCACTAAAATAGGCGTGGGCAAGTCAACACTCTTAGGCCCTTTGCAGGTAAGACCCTGTCGTGATTATAATTGTTATAGGACTAAAAAAAACTTGCTTAAATCTTTCTTCAAGGTTAAGATACTGGTTGCGGATAAATTAATGGTTGAGATGTTACGCTAAATTGGGCTGGCTCTATCACtgtgttttaaatttcctaaaaaaattatgatataTGCATCCCACATTATATGAAAAAGAGAATCACAAGTACAAGAAGAGGGTTCTTTATAGTTCACCGATGTCCTATGTCGAAAAGTGAACGAGGTTTCATCATGTTTTCTGCTAAAtctttagatattttaaaaatatattgttccTACTTCAAATCAATCAAAACACCTTGTATTTATGGATTCGTTATCGTATTATTGTATTTGTTTGAATGAAAAGGAGGTATTCTAATAGTAGGGTCTGCACTCCAAAATGAGGGCAACTCGATCACCTAGTGAAGCCGTTATCGCATCTTTTTAGTGGCGGCGGATCACAACGCGCTTGTGGGTCTTGTAGCGGTAGCCATCGTCAGCCAGGACATGGGCGGGGGCAACCTCGACGGTGTTCTCCACGGGGGCCAAGTACTCGTTGGAAGGAGCCACCGGGGGCAGGTACTCGTTGGACAGCTCGTTCACATCACGACGGTGACGGCGGAGCACAACGCGCTTGTGGGTCTTGTAGCGGTAGCCATCATCAGCCAGGACGGTCTCGGGGGCAGCCTCAACGGGAGCCAGGTACTCGTTGGAGGGAGCAACGGCCTCCTGGACGGGGGGCAAGTACTCGTTGCTCAGCTCGTTAACATCACGACGGTGGCGACGGACAACCACGCGCTTGTTGGTCTTGTAACGGTAGCCATCATCGGCCAGGACGGTCTCGGGGGCAGCCTCAACGGGAGCCAAGTACTCGTTGGAAGGAGCAACTGGGGGCAGGTACTCGTTGGACAGTTCGTTCACATCACGACGGTGGCGACGGTAGACGACGCGACGGTGGGTCTTGTAGCGGTAGCCATCATCGGCCAGCTCATGGGCGGGCTCGGCCTCAATCTCGACGGGAGCGGGGGCAGCCAACTGGACGGGGGCGGCGATCTGGACGGGAGCAGGAGCTGGGGCAGCAACCTGGACGGGGGCAGACACTGGGGGCAGGTACTCGTTGGTGGGAGCGGCAGCCTGGACAGGGGGCAGGTACTCGTTGGAGGGCAGGTGGCTCACATCACGACGGTGACGGCGGAGCACAACGCGCTTGTTGGTCTTGTACCGGTAGCCATCATCGGCCAGGATGGTCTCGGGGGCAGCCTCAACGGGAGCCAAGTACTCGTTGGAAGGAGCAACTGGGGGCAGGTACTCGTTGGACAGCTCGTTCACATCACGACGGTGACGGCGGAGCACCACGCGCTTGTGGGTCTTGTAACGGTAGCCATCATCAGCAAGAACGGTCTCGGGAGCAGCCTGAACCTCCACTGGGGGCAGGTACTCGTTGGAGGGAGCGGCAGCCTGGACAGGGGGCAGGTACTCGTTGGACAGCTCGTTCACATCACGACGGTGACGGCGGAGAACCACGCGCTTGTTGGTCTTGTAACGGTAGCCATCATCGGCCAGGACGGTCTCGGGGGCAGCCTCAACGGGAGCCAAGAACTCGTTGGAAGGAACAACTGGGGGCAGGTACTCGTTGGACAGTTCGTTGACATCACGACGGTGGCGACGGAGCACCACACGGCGGTGGGTCTTGTAGCGGTAGCCATCGTCGGCGAGCTCATGGGCTGGGGCAGCCTCCACCTCCTGGGCGACAGGGGGCAGGTACTCGTTGCTGGGGCCAGCGATGATCTGCTGCTCCTGGACGGGAGGCAGGTACTCGTTGGAGGGCAGGTGGCTGACATCGGCAGCCACGGCTGCGATCACGGCGAAGGCGACCAGGAAGAGTTTCTGCAAGAAGCGGAGGGCAAGATGGTTAGTGGGCTAAGTCCTTCAGTGGTGACCGGATATCTGCAAGGTTTGTGTTCCGAATCGAAGTCGTACCATTTTGTCCGTTGAGTTGCTTGTTCACAGCAGTAAAACCGAAACTCTAATGAGGAATACGCAGAACCTTTGGGTATTTATACAGATTCTCCGCTCTTCGCTGGCCATTACAGAGCTGGCTTTTTCGGCCCTCTGCCCACGAAAAACACGTCGCTGCCGACGCCGGCGTCTGTAAATTTGCACgattttggctttggcttcgCGCGGCTGCGGGTTCTAAGCCTCTCTTTTGCGGCTCAAACGCAGCTTGGCCAACACGATCACACGCTCGAGAGCAGTTGATggctaaaaaaaagtttaatggcCAAAATCGTTCGCACGGATTCtcttaattgttttatttaatcatatGCAAAAGATTTGATGGACATCAACGTTTTGGACAAGTCGAGCGCGCACAAACACATCGACACATGCGTGTTAACTTGGCTCTCTCATCTTGTTTACACCCCTTTGTGTCGGTTTTGCTTACCTTGTTTCATTCAAGCCGCCTCGGAATTGCGCTcgatttaaattcaaatgatgAGTTATATGTTTCAATCAAGTTCGCTCACTTCAATAGATCCGAGACCCCGGCTGAAAGTCGATTATTTTGATCGCAGCCTCTTCTCTTTGTGGCGATGTCGTCGCCGTCCATTAATCAACAAGTAGGAACTGACCAAGAGAAGCATTCAATTTTTGGAAATATGATATAATTATGCCTGATGCCTACGAACTCCTCGAGTTTGTAAACATAATGCCGGATATTGGACTAAGAGCTCTTGAGGTTTGCCTTTTGTGAACCTGGATAACTATTTATATCTTGCGGATGCAAGCTTCTTAAAGattcagttttattttatttataggtATGAGTTTTGTCTTTATTCTAAGTAGTGAATTCTCTGACCTACTTATTTGTAAATGCTTATATTCATAAATGTAAAAGAAatcacttttatttaaatacatctattttttaaatgtatatcaCCCAATTGGGGAACAACACACTTTATCCCAATTTCACCCAGATTTGGCATTTGATTTTGAACTGATTCTTGAGACACTCCTGTTTGAAACCTCTTACCAAgagtattatttaaaaacatgcaCATGCATCAGTTGTTGAAATAAATCAAGTAAAGTTCTTTGCACCTCTGCTTATTTACTTCAGCTTATTTATGagtatatttaatttgaacgCCACGCTTCAGCTGAT
This window of the Drosophila biarmipes strain raj3 chromosome 3L, RU_DBia_V1.1, whole genome shotgun sequence genome carries:
- the LOC108035266 gene encoding uncharacterized protein LOC108035266; protein product: MKLFLVAFAVIAAVAADVSHLPSNEYLPPVQEQQIIAGPSNEYLPPVAQEVEAAPAHELADDGYRYKTHRRVVLRRHRRDVNELSNEYLPPVVPSNEFLAPVEAAPETVLADDGYRYKTNKRVVLRRHRRDVNELSNEYLPPVQAAAPSNEYLPPVEVQAAPETVLADDGYRYKTHKRVVLRRHRRDVNELSNEYLPPVAPSNEYLAPVEAAPETILADDGYRYKTNKRVVLRRHRRDVSHLPSNEYLPPVQAAAPTNEYLPPVSAPVQVAAPAPAPVQIAAPVQLAAPAPVEIEAEPAHELADDGYRYKTHRRVVYRRHRRDVNELSNEYLPPVAPSNEYLAPVEAAPETVLADDGYRYKTNKRVVVRRHRRDVNELSNEYLPPVQEAVAPSNEYLAPVEAAPETVLADDGYRYKTHKRVVLRRHRRDVNELSNEYLPPVAPSNEYLAPVENTVEVAPAHVLADDGYRYKTHKRVVIRRH